GCGCTTCCCGACTGCTTGACTCGAGTGCAACGAGCGGCCCTCCTCCGGGTGGTGTCCCGCTCCGTGACCGGATCACCTCACCTCATAGAAGGAAGAACATCATGCGTACCAAGGCTCTCGTCGGTGCAGGACTTCTCGCTCTCGCCCTCTCCCTGTCAGCGTGCGGCGGCGCCGGGACCGCCGGCTCGTCCAGCGCCGGCTCCTCCTCCATGCCCGAGTCGAGCATGGCGGCATCCAGCGGCTCGCCGTCGTCGATGTCCTCGGAGTCGCCCATGGCGATGTCCATGCACCAGGGCGAGTTCGCCGGGCTCAACGGAAAGTCCGTCAAGGGCACCGTGACCGTCGCCGACGGCAAGGTGACCCTGGCCGGATTCTCCTCGGACGAAGGCCCGGATCTGCACCTCTACCTGGCGTCCGGGACGGATGAGTCGGCCATCGGCACGGGCACCCAGCTCGGCAAGGTCTCCTTCAACACCGCGTCCCAGACCTTCACCCTCCCGGCCGGCGCCGGGTCCTCCGCCTACGTGGTGGTGCACTGCGACAAGGCGAAGGCCGTGTTCGGCGCCGCCAAGCTGTCCTGATGGACCGCACCGGACCACGGATCCCCGCCCTCACCGCCCCGCTCGTCGTCGGAGCGGTGAGGGTGGTCCTCGGGATCCTGTGGCTGAACGAGGGCATCACCAAATACCGTGCGGGCTTCGGCCGGGCGGACATCCTCCTGGTGGCGGGCAGCGCGTCGGGCAACAGCCGGGTGCCGGAGTTCTTCCAGTGGTTCGCCACCGGTGTCCTGGGCAAGGCGCCCGAGCTGTTCGGCGTGCTCATGCCGCTGCTGGAGACCGCGCTGGGTGTGGCGCTCATCCTCGGGGTCCTGACACTGCCCGCCGCCGTGGGCTCCGTCTTCACGCTCATGACCTACTGGATGGCCGACCAGCTCATTGCCCAATACCCGGTCATGGTGCTGCTGTCCCTGGGCGTGGTGCTGTGGCCCCGCAGCGCGACGCGCCTCGCGCTCGACGCCCCCCTGCTCCGGATCCTCCGACGACGGCGGTCAGGCACAGCAGGCGCATAGGGTCGCCACAGTCACCACATGCCCTGCCGGGGTGTGCTGGTGTGCATGACCTCCAGCCCAGCCTCCCTGTCCCCCGGTTTCTCACCGACGCTCGACCGTCCCGCGCCCCGCACCGGACGCTGGGGCCCCTGGCCGCTCGGGCTGCTCGTCCTGGGCCTCGGCGCGGCCACGCTCACGGTGTGGGGCGTGTGGTCCGGCTCCCGCTCCGAGTACTACGCCTCGATCGCCCTCTCGATGAGCCAGAACTGGCACAACTTCTTCTTCGGCGCCTTCGACCCGTCCGGAACCGTCACCCTGGACAAGATCCCCGGCTCGTTCTGGATCCCGGCGCTGTTCGTCCGGCTCTTCGGGTTCTCCACGCTGACCGTCGTCCTGCCGAACGCCCTCGCCGCCGTGACCGCCACGCTCCTCGTGGCGGTCACGGCGAAACGGGTGGCCGGCACGACCGCGGGGCTCGTGGGCGGCGCGGTCGTCGCCACCACGCCCATCCTGGTAGCCGTGTCCCGGTCGAATCAAGCGGAGACCTTCTTCGTCCTGGGTCTGGCCCTCACCGCCTGGGCCGCAGTCCGCGCCCTGGAACAGCGGAGCCTCGGCTGGTTCCTCCTCGCGGGGGCGTTCGTCGCGGTCTCGTTCCAGACGTACATGCTGGAAGCGTGGGCGGTCTGGCCCGCCCTGGCCGCCGCCTACCTGTGCACGGCACAGCCCTGGTGGCGGAAACTGTGGCACACGGCGCTCGCAGGCGTGATCAGCCTGGCCCTCTCCCTCGTGTGGATCGTGGCGGTCGCCCTCATCCCCGCCACCGGCCGCCCTTATGTGGGCAGCACGCTCCACAATGATCCGTGGGAGATGGTGTTCGGCTACAACGGTCTGGGACGCTTCGGGACGAGCACCGCGGACTCCTCCGCCTACAACTCGTTCACTCCGCCCTTCTCCGGCTCGGCCGGTGCATTCCGTCTCTTCAACGAGCAGCTCGCGGGGCAGATCGGGTGGCTGGTCCCGGTGGCGCTGCTCGCCGTCGTCGTGCTGGCGATCCTCCGGTTCAGGCCGGCGGTGACGGTGTTCCTCGGCGTGTGGATCCTGACCTTCGCGGCCATGTTCTCCGCGGTGGCCGGGATGCACCAGTTCTACACGGCGGCGCTCGCCGTGCCGATGGG
The nucleotide sequence above comes from Arthrobacter woluwensis. Encoded proteins:
- a CDS encoding DM13 domain-containing protein; this translates as MRTKALVGAGLLALALSLSACGGAGTAGSSSAGSSSMPESSMAASSGSPSSMSSESPMAMSMHQGEFAGLNGKSVKGTVTVADGKVTLAGFSSDEGPDLHLYLASGTDESAIGTGTQLGKVSFNTASQTFTLPAGAGSSAYVVVHCDKAKAVFGAAKLS
- a CDS encoding DoxX family membrane protein; the encoded protein is MDRTGPRIPALTAPLVVGAVRVVLGILWLNEGITKYRAGFGRADILLVAGSASGNSRVPEFFQWFATGVLGKAPELFGVLMPLLETALGVALILGVLTLPAAVGSVFTLMTYWMADQLIAQYPVMVLLSLGVVLWPRSATRLALDAPLLRILRRRRSGTAGA
- a CDS encoding ArnT family glycosyltransferase; this translates as MTSSPASLSPGFSPTLDRPAPRTGRWGPWPLGLLVLGLGAATLTVWGVWSGSRSEYYASIALSMSQNWHNFFFGAFDPSGTVTLDKIPGSFWIPALFVRLFGFSTLTVVLPNALAAVTATLLVAVTAKRVAGTTAGLVGGAVVATTPILVAVSRSNQAETFFVLGLALTAWAAVRALEQRSLGWFLLAGAFVAVSFQTYMLEAWAVWPALAAAYLCTAQPWWRKLWHTALAGVISLALSLVWIVAVALIPATGRPYVGSTLHNDPWEMVFGYNGLGRFGTSTADSSAYNSFTPPFSGSAGAFRLFNEQLAGQIGWLVPVALLAVVVLAILRFRPAVTVFLGVWILTFAAMFSAVAGMHQFYTAALAVPMGLAVGLAIGVARRRRVVWAQLALLGAAMVTAVAIAFVYGGYSVAVAAVQVVLGLGAMALILRETRRGAGSRLWTSALLLCGLLLTPAAWSVVTIAHPNASNPVAGGVSGMSFGGRGGPDGAAVRFGGNRQGFGQGQPGALPGIPPNGFRGRGLNGAPGGTGFPQGAAGGREGTASTALLAYLRANRGDADYLVAAFGAQEAAGLITGTGGEPVLPIGGFSGNDPAPTLQKFTALVSSGALKYVLVGEGGRGGGFGGGFGGAPGGSTATTTASEIRTWVEANCTAVTADGVTGLYQCTATAAQGA